One Bythopirellula goksoeyrii genomic window, AGCATTGCTTAAATTGCAAGCAATGCAGCCCCTGCAACGTTTTCGACCAACATTGCCTGGCAGTCGAACAATGCTACCAGCTGACGTATGTTGTCGATGACGTGTTGTATTCTCACACATCTTCACTCTGCTGGGACGAGTAGACAACTTGTCTGGCTTCGCTTGCATCGGACAGAATTTCCCATCCCCCCTTGATAACGATGCAGACTACGACAAATCCAATCAGCAAGTCGGGGAGTTGGGACTGAAAAAACATCACTGCGATGCCGGATAGGACGATGCCAAGATTGGCAATCATGTCATTGGTAGTAAATATCCACGAAGCTTTTAGATGAACGCCTTCTTCGCGATGAGAATGTAGCAATCGCAGACACCACATATTGCTCCCCGCATTGACGATCGCCACAATGATCATTGCCCAGCCGACTGGTTCGGAACCTGTTACAAAACGCCGAACGACGTCAACCAGCAGACCAATTGCCAACGTAATCAGCAAGACGCCCGAGAGCTTGGCGACTCGCG contains:
- a CDS encoding cation transporter: MLLINFSQALLAGIVGFIAQSTSLLGAGLDNLGDSFVYFASLYAVGRSTTAKSRVAKLSGVLLITLAIGLLVDVVRRFVTGSEPVGWAMIIVAIVNAGSNMWCLRLLHSHREEGVHLKASWIFTTNDMIANLGIVLSGIAVMFFQSQLPDLLIGFVVVCIVIKGGWEILSDASEARQVVYSSQQSEDV